CAAACGCATGCTCCGTAGGTCCCGCCGGGTTGGCGTTCTGGCTGAAGGCTTTCGCTGCCCCATAGTCGATCTGCGCGGAGACCCGAACGCCGTTCGCATGGCGGGCACGTAGAGTGGACCCGGCGAAGCCCTTCTGCCCGGCTCCGACGTTGAAGACGAACGACATCAGGGCATCCAGCTGGTCCTGCGTCGTCGCGACCCCATCCAGCAGGGCCAGCAGCGACGGCAGGCGGACCTCGATATCGGCGGCCAGCAGCACCTTGGCTTGGTCGCGGGTGATCGAAAGCGCGTTGAACAGGCGCAGCATGGCGGCGTCCGCCTGCGCCTTGGTCCGGCACCACGAGCCATCCTGGTTCTGTAGGGCGTGCCCCCAGCCCAGGGTCCAGATGCCGACCGGATCGGGGGCGGGTTCCAGATTGACGGTGCGCGGGTTTCCGTCCTCGATCCCCTCCCACGCCTTGATCAGGTCGACGCAGCGGGTGGTGACGCGCAGCGTCGAAAAAGTCAGCCCGGCGGCGGCCAGTGCGTCACGCGTGCGCGGACCGATGACGGCATCGGGCAGCAGCCGCCGCGCGGCCTGCCACGCCTTCAGGGCGGCCTCGGTCTTCTTTCCGATCTGCCCGTCGATCGGCCCGGGATCGAACCCCTGGGCCAGCAGCAGGCGCTGGAGCGCGCGAACGTCCATGGTCAGTCTCCGGGAATGTTTGGGGTTTGGCGCGCGATGCGCGCGGGCGTCAGGGCACTAGGATTGGGAGGGATCGAACCTAGCGCTGGCTCAAGGTCGCGATGGTCATCGCTTCGGCCGCGATGATCGGCCTGACGGTCTGGGCATGGCTCAGTCAGCCGACCGTGCGGATCAGACGCCTAACTGGACCCTCACGGTGAAGTCGTGCATTATGCACCTGCGCGCGACACGGTGAATCTCCGGGCCGTAGCCAGTCCGTTTCTCGGCAAGTGGGCGGGTGCAATGTGGGGGAATCGGAGTCCCCACCGCGTATAAGGGGCGGGCAACCGCCCCTTTTTATTGGCCTGGGATAGGCCACACGACCTGATAGAGCTTCCGTTTCCGCAGGACGTCGCCGATGGCGAGGCCGTGGAATGTCTTCACGTAAAGGCGACGCCGCTCGGTGCAGCATTTGATGGTCAGCTGAAACCAACGCTGATGCTCAGCGGAAAAGTGGACGAAGGTCAGGTCACGTCCACGATCATGATAAACCTCTCCGGCTGCGAGGGCCTCTGCCATGACGGGAAGATGCTCGATCGTCAGGCCATGCTTCTCGATCGCCTTCCGCACATATTCGTGCCCAACCCGGACCTGACGGTCGGACGCTTCCAAATAGCCGTTAAGATAGGCCGAGATCCGGCCGATCGGGCGCTCGGATCGCTGTCCGCTCTGAAGGAATCGTTGCCAGTCGCCGGGTGTCATACCCCTACGGTAGGGGCAGTCAGCACTCGGTCAACGTACGGTCCAATAGCGATAATCGACAATTCAGCCGGTTGGACCACCCAAGCCAGCCAGCTGGAGCAAAAGCGCGACGATGGACGCGGCGTTTGCGCCTCTGGCCACCCACGCATCCAGGTCGACGCCAGCGGGCTTTAGCCGATCCCCGTACTTGCTGGCGATCTCTTTGGCGGAGATGCTTGGGTTGGCCAGCACATCGTTTCTCGCGCTCTGAGCCAGTTCCGGCGGCACTTTGCCGGTCACATGAAGCTCATCAAATCTGATATCCGACGAGTTTACGATCGCTACGCCACCATCGGAATACTGCACATCCACCTTACCGAACGCGAGGTCGGTGGAATGGCTGATATCAATCGCCTGTTGCGTGTCCGAGACGATCAGCCTTCCAAAGCTGATTCTTGAGGCCCCCTCGATTTTCACTCCAGTTTTCCCACCTGAAATCCGGATGTCGTCCAAGAAACTGCGAGCCACAAGACCCTCCAACCCATGCCTAGATTTGACATGGTAAGCGGAGCGATACTTGCAAGAGTTGAGTTAGCGACAATCCACACACTTGGATCAGGGGCGTGGGGGTCAAGGCGGGGTATTGGCACCCCGCCACGATCGCCCGTGGTATCGCCGCTGACGGTCTCTTCAGAGCGTCCTGCGAACCCTAGATTTCTTCGCCGCTTGAAGTTAACCCGAAGGGGCCTTGGGGGATCGGGTGATGGTTGAGACTTTGCCGACCGCGCGGGCACGCGTGACATTCGACGGCATTCAATGCCTTCGCTTTGTCGCTGCTCTCATGGTTGTAGTTACTCACTCGACTTTCTACGCCAGCGAACGCTTAACGCCGGGGTCTTATGTCTGGGGCCGCGGCACCATGGGCGTAGACATCTTCTTCGTGATCAGCGGCTTCGTAATGTACGCGTCCTCGATCCACCTAGAACGTGCGTCGGGCGGCTGGAGAGAGTTCGCTACCAAGCGCCTAATCCGGATCGTGCCGCTATACTGGCTCGTTACGTCGATGAAGCTGGCCATCTTGTTGGTCATACCGTCAGTCGTTCTGCACCTCAGATCGACTGGCCTTACATCATCAAGTCCTACTTCTTCATCCCCGCCTACAATGTAGATGGAAACATCGAACCATTGCTGGGGGTGGGGTGGACGCTCATCTTCGAAATGTTTTTCTACGCTCTCTTCACGTTGGCTCTGCTGCTGCGCCTCCGTGTCTTGCCCTTCCTCGCCGTCGTTCTCTCCTTGTGCGCGATCGGCGCGCTTTTCCGGCAGCCCGACTGGCCCGCATGGACGGTCTATCTGAATATGCGCGTCCTGGAGTTCCTCGCGGGCATGCTGATTGCGCAGCATCTCAGCCATCGAAAAGCTCCCCTTTGGGTTCCACTCGCCGCCTTGGTGGGAGGCTTCATCCTCATCCTGTTCGCACCCAGCGCTGGCGGAGGACTAGGAGAGATCATCACCCTCGTTCTTCCAGCGAGCTTGGTGGTTTGTGGCGCGGTTGCGTTGGAGCCACATTTTAAAGGCCGTTTTCCATCCTGGGTGATCTTCTTGGGGGCGGCCTCATACTCGCTTTACCTTATTCACCCGATCGCAGCGCCCGTAGTGCCCCAAGTCTTGGGGAAGCTAGGCTTTACGATAGGGTGGCTATCGGTAGCTGGCAGCATCACAGCAGCGATCTGTGCTGCGATTTTCACCTACTTCTTGTTTGAGAAGCCCGTAACGAAATGGCTTGCTCGGGCGTTCGCGTCCGGCTTGCGGCGTGAGGCCTAGCCCAGGGCGACCTTGCTCATGCCTCGGCCCTTCGACATTGGTGTGCCGAGCACCAGCGAAGACGGCCATGGCGCGATCCACTGGGCCAACAAGACGCCAAGCATCGAAATCCCGAAGGCGGCGATGACCCCTACCGGGGGTGCCATCTCCGTGAGCGGCCGAACGACGAACAGCGCCAGCGGATGCACAAGATAGACCCCCATCATAGCCCCTGAGATCCTCTCGGCAGACGGGAGACGATTGGCTGTGGCGCGGGGAAACAGGATCGCACCGACGGTCAGGCCCAGCGCAAGCAGATAGACCGAGGCGACGTCCGGGAACGGTCTCAAACAGGCCCAGACCAACGCGGCGATGACGGGAGCGGACAATATCCACACCCCGCGCGACCGCAGGCAGCAGCCTACCAGAATGCCAATCAACACGGGCGTCGTGGCGTGCGCCCACTGCGCGAAGGGGAAGCCGGCCCCGAGAGAAATCGGCCGCCAGAGGGGGATGCCGCAGATCAGGACGACAGCAGCGACCGCCGAACCTAAGGCCAGCGCCGACAACGGTGTCCTGGACTTGAGCGCGCCGAATACGGCGAGAACGACGAACGCAAATGGCAGATACCAGAGGTGAGCGCTGGGGCCTGTGAGGACGCCTGCGATCAGCCCGTTGTCGGCGTCCACGATCGGCTGTTGTTGGACGATGTTCAGGCCTGCATAGACGGCCCACCAGAAGGCCCACGGGACAAGGAGGCGGGCCGCCCGCGTCTTGAGGGGCTGGATCTTGGCGTGGTTCGGACCGGCCTCGAACATCAGCGAAAGCAGCAGGAAGACGACCAGACCCGCATAGCCCCATTGCGAGCCGGGAACCCCGGCGTGAAACCACACGATGCCCAGGGCGCTGACGACACGAAGCCATTCCACCGCGTTGTGTCGCTGCACGTTCAAGCCCCCATCCCGTCGAGAGCTTTGGCCGACATGGTCTCTCACCGCAAGAACGACGCAGGTTAGGTGAGCAGTACGGCGACGTTGTTGATCGTTGCGCCGAGCGGGGCACCCTGGGTCTGGGGCGACCCGCCGTTGTTGATGCTCTGCGATCGATAGGAGTTCAGGCAGTTCATCGTCTTGCCCTGGAAGATCGCGGTGATGGCGTCGAACTGGGCAGGGGTCAGGACACGGGACAGGCGCATGTCACTGCCGCTGCCGCCCGGCAGATACCAGTCGTACAGGATCACCCGCTTGACGTTGTTCGCCAGGCAGAAGGCGATCATCTCCTTGACCGCGCGGGCATTGGGGAACGAGTCCCCGACCTCGGTGCACCACAGTTCCAGGGCGCTCGCGCCGGTGAAGGCGGCGATGGCCGTGATCACGGCGTTGACGCACGCTCGGTCGAACCGCAGCGAGTTCGTCTCCGAATAGAAGTGATAGGCGATGACGTTGCAGTAGTAGCCGGTCGAACCGCTGTCCGCGTAGGCGGCGGCCATGTAGGCGTTCAGGCCCAGCGTGGCCGCGACCCCGCTCTGGAAGGTCCATTGAGGGCTCAGAACCTTGATGGTCGTCGAGTTGGCCGTGTTGTAGGTCTGCACAGCCGTCCAGATGGCCTTCTGATGCGCGACGAGCTGGGCGAGCGTGCCGGTGAAAGACCCCGAGACGTTCGGCTCGTTCCAGCCCTCGATGTGCGTGATCTTCGTGCCGTATCGGGCCAGGAGCCAGGCGACGAAGTTGCTGACAAACGCGTTGTTGGTCGGCGGGGCCTGAATGGAGCCGCCGCTAGCCCAGGCGGGCACATAGCCGATGGAATAGAGAACGTCTTTCCCGGCCGCCGAAGCTGCGTTGACCATGGAATCCAGGCGGGCGACGGCGGCCGCGTTGTAAACCCCCTGCGACGTCTCAATGTCCTGCCAGAACACGCCCGTGTCATGGGTTCGCAGGGTGCCGAATGTCGTCGGCTGATCGGCCGCGCCAGTCCAACCGTTTGCCGAGGCCGCGTTGCCGCTGCTGTAGCCCATGGCCAGGCCGACCGACTTCGCGCCCATTGCGATATCGGTGCCCCTGACCTGGGAGATCAACGCGAGGGGGTCGCTGGTGACGCCCGCCGGCAGGAAAACCGCCGTCAGATCTGACGGCTCAATCCCGATCCAGTTCGTGCCGTTGAAATAGACGCTCAGAAAGCCCGACTTGTCGGTGAACCGCGTGGCGCTCGTAATCATTGGTTGAAGACCTCGACAGCCCAGCCCAGAAGGGTGGCATAGTGGGTGTTGGCCGCTGTTGCG
This DNA window, taken from Brevundimonas subvibrioides ATCC 15264, encodes the following:
- a CDS encoding acyltransferase family protein, translating into MQRHNAVEWLRVVSALGIVWFHAGVPGSQWGYAGLVVFLLLSLMFEAGPNHAKIQPLKTRAARLLVPWAFWWAVYAGLNIVQQQPIVDADNGLIAGVLTGPSAHLWYLPFAFVVLAVFGALKSRTPLSALALGSAVAAVVLICGIPLWRPISLGAGFPFAQWAHATTPVLIGILVGCCLRSRGVWILSAPVIAALVWACLRPFPDVASVYLLALGLTVGAILFPRATANRLPSAERISGAMMGVYLVHPLALFVVRPLTEMAPPVGVIAAFGISMLGVLLAQWIAPWPSSLVLGTPMSKGRGMSKVALG
- a CDS encoding acyltransferase family protein, which produces MGWTLIFEMFFYALFTLALLLRLRVLPFLAVVLSLCAIGALFRQPDWPAWTVYLNMRVLEFLAGMLIAQHLSHRKAPLWVPLAALVGGFILILFAPSAGGGLGEIITLVLPASLVVCGAVALEPHFKGRFPSWVIFLGAASYSLYLIHPIAAPVVPQVLGKLGFTIGWLSVAGSITAAICAAIFTYFLFEKPVTKWLARAFASGLRREA
- a CDS encoding acyltransferase family protein, whose protein sequence is MVVVTHSTFYASERLTPGSYVWGRGTMGVDIFFVISGFVMYASSIHLERASGGWREFATKRLIRIVPLYWLVTSMKLAILLVIPSVVLHLRSTGLTSSSPTSSSPPTM
- a CDS encoding cellulase family glycosylhydrolase — encoded protein: MITSATRFTDKSGFLSVYFNGTNWIGIEPSDLTAVFLPAGVTSDPLALISQVRGTDIAMGAKSVGLAMGYSSGNAASANGWTGAADQPTTFGTLRTHDTGVFWQDIETSQGVYNAAAVARLDSMVNAASAAGKDVLYSIGYVPAWASGGSIQAPPTNNAFVSNFVAWLLARYGTKITHIEGWNEPNVSGSFTGTLAQLVAHQKAIWTAVQTYNTANSTTIKVLSPQWTFQSGVAATLGLNAYMAAAYADSGSTGYYCNVIAYHFYSETNSLRFDRACVNAVITAIAAFTGASALELWCTEVGDSFPNARAVKEMIAFCLANNVKRVILYDWYLPGGSGSDMRLSRVLTPAQFDAITAIFQGKTMNCLNSYRSQSINNGGSPQTQGAPLGATINNVAVLLT
- a CDS encoding glycoside hydrolase family protein is translated as MDVRALQRLLLAQGFDPGPIDGQIGKKTEAALKAWQAARRLLPDAVIGPRTRDALAAAGLTFSTLRVTTRCVDLIKAWEGIEDGNPRTVNLEPAPDPVGIWTLGWGHALQNQDGSWCRTKAQADAAMLRLFNALSITRDQAKVLLAADIEVRLPSLLALLDGVATTQDQLDALMSFVFNVGAGQKGFAGSTLRARHANGVRVSAQIDYGAAKAFSQNANPAGPTEHAFGAYSRSGGKWFLGLFRRRMCEAMIYRGDPVDVALAHAGALS